In the Lates calcarifer isolate ASB-BC8 linkage group LG24, TLL_Latcal_v3, whole genome shotgun sequence genome, one interval contains:
- the si:ch211-171b20.3 gene encoding uncharacterized protein si:ch211-171b20.3: MMTFQVNASLPTAKALISEGSSNYSQRGPDAAGYPTYRNFGMGAGGGRTAFRQNNHIRRKFPVIQPLSKSRDGKALVSSFIIRGSPTLAKDDKLELENKASEKDISGRHFLFDKRCASLERTRTVIPPLPRDYHVHRPGNLHPFSLSKELSHSHAGRPFTLGYPERYELNTSPAILFPSALVLNGRNTFSVENCKLSRPKVNYPTYNLLTVKDNQKSQSYPDPVVGASRSFIHRISELSSLEAETVRQERLKKMRKPKKPPS, translated from the exons ATGATGACTTTCCAGGTCAACGCATCTCTGCCTACCGCAAAGGCTTTAATATCAGAGGGGAGCTCGAATTACAGCCAGCGCGGCCCTGATGCGGCTGGATATCCAACATACAGGAACTTCGGGatgggagcaggaggaggacggACAGCTTTCAGGCAAAATAATCATATAAGGAGAAAATTTCCTGTTATACAGCCCTTGAGCA AGTCCAGGGATGGGAAAGCCCTGGTTAGCAGCTTCATAATCAGAGG GTCACCTACCTTGGCCAAAGATGACAAGCTGGAATTGGAGAATAAAGCCTCAGAGAAGGACATCAGTGGGAGGCACTTTCTCTTTGATAAAAGAT GTGCAAGTTTAGAGAGGACCAGAACTGTGATTCCTCCACTGCCAAGAGACTACCATGTGCACAGACCTGGCAACCTGCATCCCTTCAGCCTCTCCAAGGAGCTTTCCCACAGCCATGCAGGGCGGCCCTTCACCCTGGG CTACCCTGAGAGATATGAACTGAACACAAGTCCAGCCATCCTCTTTCCCTCCGCTTTAGTCCTCAATGGCAGAAACACCTTCTCAGTTGAAAACTGCAAGCTCAGCAG GCCTAAGGTGAATTATCCAACCTACAACCTACTGACTGTTAAAGACAATCAGAAGA GCCAGTCCTATCCAGACCCAGTGGTCGGAGCCTCTCGCTCTTTTATCCACAGGATATCTGAGCTGTCCTCTTTGGAGGCCGAGACAGTGAGGCAAGAAAGGCTCAAGAAAATGCGGAAACCTAAAAAACCTCCATCCTGA
- the LOC108881814 gene encoding somatomedin-B and thrombospondin type-1 domain-containing protein, whose protein sequence is MMGSSVEFACLLLMVSTLGRNHLASGGCAGKCCRSRDLSCLTTDWRMDRVYGTCYCDMGCIRTKDCCFDYFTECPAQDCAVGDWSFWSGCAKPCQPSVRVRVRHIERQPSNGGEPCPSLEQRAGCREYRDHQGNHCGLNSGPAFITSMEFGKGRPKHDSYGNPLAPGFCMEFSLESRTPHCTVENRPHTHWMRYITEGFKVCVACEPPAMRNNSGSCQGDGQESDKEALLHWQAVGNPQCRGTWKKIQRTQQCDCPPQHSFVFI, encoded by the exons ATGATGGGATCCTCTGTGGAGTTTGCCTGTTTGTTGCTGATGGTTTCTACACTGGGAAGGAACCACTTGGCGTCTGGTGGCTGTGCGGGCAAATGCTGCCGGAGCAGAGACTTGAGCTGTTTGACCACTGACTGGAGGATGGACCGGGTGTATGGGACGTGCTACTGCGACATGGGCTGCATCAGGACCAAGGACTGCTGCTTTGACTACTTCACAGAGTGCCCAG CTCAGGACTGCGCTGTGGGAGACTGGAGTTTTTGGAGCGGCTGTGCCAAACCCTGCCAGCCCTCTGTGCGGGTCCGCGTCCGGCACATAGAGAGGCAGCCCAGCAACGGCGGAGAGCCCTGTCCCAGCCTGGAGCAACGAGCCGGATGCAGGGAGTACAGAGACCACCAGGGCAACCACTGTGGACTCAACTCAG GCCCTGCATTCATCACCAGCATGGAGTTTGGCAAGGGAAGGCCCAAGCATGACAGCTATGGAAACCCCCTAGCCCCTGG GTTCTGCATGGAATTTTCACTGGAGTCCCGGACGCCCCACTGTACTGTGGAGAAccggccacacacacactggatgcGCTACATAACAGAAGGctttaaagtgtgtgtggcGTGTGAACCTCCTGCCATGCGAAACAATAGCGGCAGCTGCCAAGGAGACGGCCAGGAGTCAGACAA agaaGCTTTGCTCCACTGGCAGGCGGTGGGGAACCCTCAGTGCCGTGGGACGTGGAAGAAGATCCAGAGAACACAGCAGTGCGACTGTCCACCACAGCACAGCTTCGTCTTCATCTGA